A genomic segment from Variovorax paradoxus B4 encodes:
- a CDS encoding response regulator has translation MKILIADDHRLVIEAVKAKLSELEPGIEFVLAMSVDELLAGATDELDLALIDLNMPGADGQAHIDEIRRRHPAVPVIVLSGYEDPAIMRSALERGVLGFIPKAYSPEVMLSAVRLVLAGGVYVPPMMLTALPPGIVAGVASTQNGDARSAGASSQTLEHLRSVLTERQVEVLQLLSQGKPNKLIGRSLGISEGTVKIHLAAIFRALNVRNRTEAVVAAQALTEAQQA, from the coding sequence ATGAAAATTCTGATCGCCGACGACCACCGGCTCGTCATCGAGGCGGTCAAGGCCAAGTTGTCGGAGCTCGAGCCCGGCATCGAGTTCGTCCTGGCGATGAGCGTCGACGAATTGCTTGCCGGCGCCACCGACGAGCTCGACCTGGCCCTGATCGACCTCAACATGCCCGGCGCCGATGGCCAGGCGCACATCGACGAAATCCGCCGCCGCCATCCGGCCGTGCCGGTCATCGTGCTCTCGGGCTACGAAGACCCGGCCATCATGCGCAGCGCGCTGGAGCGCGGCGTGCTCGGCTTCATTCCCAAGGCCTACTCGCCCGAGGTCATGCTGTCGGCCGTGCGGCTGGTGCTGGCCGGCGGCGTGTACGTGCCGCCGATGATGCTCACGGCGCTGCCGCCCGGCATCGTGGCCGGCGTGGCGTCCACGCAGAACGGCGATGCCCGCTCCGCAGGCGCTTCGTCCCAGACACTCGAGCACCTGCGCAGCGTGCTCACCGAGCGCCAGGTCGAGGTGCTGCAGCTGCTGTCGCAGGGCAAGCCCAACAAGCTCATCGGCCGCAGCCTCGGCATCAGCGAGGGCACGGTCAAGATCCACCTGGCGGCCATCTTCCGCGCGCTCAACGTGCGTAACCGCACCGAGGCCGTGGTGGCCGCGCAGGCGCTGACCGAGGCGCAGCAGGCCTGA
- a CDS encoding DotU family type IV/VI secretion system protein: MVRLLDCFSAFVSFGLALDASIAAGRAAPPPHDAAQQQARRLLDAARASASGQPAAQVESAVFAMVAWIDEILARHPGAAAGAAPLQVQLFNSNNAHSEFFHHLSALGAEDDELREVYWHGLVHGFKGQYYFESDDRGELGKLKELHGRQLRLRPLALGSLVQDRITPQPYGVADPPGPHDLHRRDRTLLRAVGALALLLPLLYLLWWQWLAGPRAGEPEPAQRIEQHLQSYACADLSASAGKGGRLHVSGFVSLPADVERVEREVAGLLPDVGSPTFDVRLRVWPHCEVFAILKPYQLRNREKAHGLGVTAVTARNGRLREGDDVRMQVAAPRHDSYLWVDYYTADGSVMHLNTGQAPVRLRAGEKLELGRDIPASWLVAPPFGTVLVTVLSSPTPFDGAADRPPYELASAYLLRLREALAAHKGSERLLADFEFLETTAR; this comes from the coding sequence ATGGTCCGGCTGCTCGACTGTTTTTCCGCATTCGTCTCCTTCGGCCTCGCCCTCGACGCATCGATTGCAGCCGGCCGCGCCGCGCCGCCCCCGCATGATGCCGCGCAGCAACAGGCGCGCCGGCTGCTCGACGCGGCACGCGCCAGCGCATCGGGCCAGCCCGCCGCGCAGGTCGAATCGGCGGTCTTTGCGATGGTCGCCTGGATCGACGAGATCCTGGCGCGCCACCCTGGAGCGGCCGCGGGCGCGGCGCCGCTGCAGGTGCAGCTGTTCAACTCGAACAATGCGCACAGCGAGTTCTTCCACCACCTGTCGGCGCTGGGCGCAGAAGACGACGAGCTGCGCGAGGTCTACTGGCATGGGCTGGTGCACGGCTTCAAGGGCCAGTACTACTTCGAAAGCGACGACCGCGGCGAGCTCGGCAAGCTGAAGGAACTGCACGGCCGCCAGCTGCGGCTCAGGCCCCTGGCGCTCGGCAGCCTGGTGCAGGACCGGATCACGCCGCAGCCCTATGGCGTGGCGGATCCGCCGGGTCCGCACGACCTGCACCGCCGCGACCGCACCCTGCTGCGCGCGGTCGGCGCGCTCGCGCTGCTGCTGCCGCTGCTCTATCTGCTGTGGTGGCAATGGCTGGCCGGGCCGCGCGCCGGCGAGCCGGAGCCGGCGCAGCGCATCGAGCAGCATCTCCAAAGCTATGCGTGCGCCGATCTCTCGGCTTCCGCCGGCAAGGGCGGCAGGCTGCATGTGAGCGGCTTCGTCTCGCTGCCGGCCGACGTCGAGCGGGTGGAGCGCGAGGTGGCCGGCCTGCTGCCCGACGTGGGCTCGCCCACCTTCGACGTCAGGCTGCGCGTGTGGCCCCACTGCGAGGTGTTCGCCATCCTGAAGCCCTACCAGCTGCGCAACCGCGAGAAGGCCCACGGACTGGGCGTGACGGCCGTGACGGCCCGCAACGGCCGGCTGCGCGAAGGAGACGACGTGCGCATGCAGGTGGCCGCGCCCAGGCACGACAGCTACCTGTGGGTGGACTACTACACCGCCGACGGTTCGGTCATGCACCTGAACACCGGCCAGGCACCGGTGCGGCTGCGCGCCGGCGAGAAGCTGGAGCTGGGCCGCGACATTCCCGCGAGCTGGCTGGTGGCCCCGCCCTTCGGCACCGTGCTGGTCACCGTGCTCTCGTCGCCCACGCCGTTCGACGGCGCCGCCGACCGGCCGCCGTACGAACTCGCTTCGGCCTACCTGCTGCGGCTGCGCGAGGCACTCGCGGCCCACAAGGGCAGCGAGCGGCTGCTGGCCGATTTCGAGTTCCTCGAAACCACTGCGCGTTGA
- a CDS encoding MSMEG_0569 family flavin-dependent oxidoreductase codes for MSYPFGGRSHYSVVIVGGGQAGLSLSHCLQQRGIDHLVIEKRSLVHSWRTQRWDSFCLVTPNWQCQLPGWAYAGDDPHGFMVKDQINEWLAGFVAQVKAPAIEGVTVERVARVPGTGERERFMVQTDAGLYTADQVVVASGGYHRPIVPRLAEKLPPHVVQYHSAQYRNPAQLPEGAVLVVGCGQSGAQIAEDLHLAGRKVYLATGDAPRCARFYRGREVVDWLADMKYYDMPVTEHPLREGVRDNTNHYVTGRDGGRDIDLRRFALEGMELYGLLTGLGGDGTLEFQPNLREHLDSADATYNRINASIDKFIASRDIEAPPPSVYTPVWEPPEERTRLDLAEAGIASVLWCIGFSPDFEWVDAPVFNGRGAPVHQRGVTGVPGLYFLGLPWLHTWGSGRFSGVARDAEFLAAAIEERKNAAAAGRVDAQEEEPAGAGLRAAA; via the coding sequence ATGTCCTATCCATTTGGCGGACGCAGCCACTACAGCGTCGTCATCGTCGGCGGCGGCCAGGCCGGCCTGTCGCTGAGCCACTGCCTGCAGCAGCGCGGGATCGACCACCTCGTGATCGAGAAGCGCAGCCTGGTGCACAGCTGGCGCACCCAGCGCTGGGATTCGTTCTGCCTGGTCACGCCCAACTGGCAGTGCCAGCTGCCGGGCTGGGCCTACGCCGGCGACGATCCGCACGGCTTCATGGTGAAGGACCAGATCAACGAATGGCTCGCCGGCTTCGTCGCGCAGGTGAAGGCGCCGGCCATCGAGGGCGTGACCGTCGAGCGCGTGGCGCGCGTGCCCGGCACGGGCGAGCGCGAGCGCTTCATGGTACAGACCGACGCCGGCCTCTACACCGCCGACCAGGTGGTGGTGGCCTCCGGCGGCTACCACCGCCCCATCGTGCCGCGCCTGGCCGAGAAGCTGCCGCCCCACGTGGTGCAGTACCACTCGGCGCAGTACCGCAACCCGGCGCAGTTGCCCGAGGGCGCGGTGCTGGTGGTGGGCTGCGGCCAGTCGGGCGCGCAGATCGCCGAGGACCTGCACCTGGCCGGCCGCAAGGTCTACCTTGCCACCGGCGATGCGCCGCGCTGCGCGCGCTTCTACCGCGGCCGCGAAGTGGTCGACTGGCTCGCCGACATGAAGTACTACGACATGCCCGTGACCGAGCATCCGCTGCGCGAGGGCGTGCGCGACAACACCAACCACTACGTGACCGGCCGCGACGGCGGCCGCGACATCGACCTGCGGCGCTTCGCGCTCGAAGGCATGGAGCTGTATGGCCTGCTCACCGGCCTGGGCGGCGACGGCACGCTGGAGTTCCAGCCCAACCTGCGCGAGCACCTGGACAGCGCCGACGCCACCTACAACCGCATCAACGCCTCGATCGACAAGTTCATTGCCTCCCGGGACATCGAGGCGCCGCCGCCCTCGGTCTACACGCCGGTGTGGGAGCCGCCCGAGGAGCGCACGCGCCTGGACCTCGCGGAAGCGGGCATTGCGAGCGTGCTCTGGTGCATCGGCTTCTCGCCCGACTTCGAGTGGGTGGATGCGCCGGTGTTCAACGGCCGCGGCGCGCCGGTGCACCAGCGCGGCGTGACGGGCGTTCCGGGGCTCTACTTCCTGGGGCTGCCGTGGCTGCACACCTGGGGATCCGGCCGCTTCTCGGGCGTGGCGCGCGACGCGGAGTTTCTCGCCGCGGCGATCGAAGAGAGGAAGAACGCGGCAGCGGCAGGCCGGGTCGACGCGCAGGAGGAAGAACCGGCCGGCGCCGGGCTGCGCGCCGCAGCCTAG
- a CDS encoding type VI secretion system protein, with protein MPAALSSAHFFWLLLALCLAGFALLYATVRDAGRGARRRALRRRIAALGPPAAEPDEAAVEAMRDAMSHARQLLRQPPRQQAAPVPWLLFLGDAAANLPGLLAAAHAEHLAPSGSEPFGEPYWRWWLTGSMTAIELHPSAVSDVAAAPHTRALWLQALLALAERRDRVPINGVVVCVAASELLHPASAGMKPLATRMRRLLDEAAETLRLRLPVYLVVTGLEQLAGYATLRGALPPEVLAQVIGHRLAGAAAHGETAAERLDALFDPMARQLHALRMALLREQPSASGRLAIHEFVEALRALQPALRQVADALFESHGRGSRGPRWRGLYLTAAASGAAGGAFVTDLFERFLPADQPLARPGRPPNANAAKA; from the coding sequence ATGCCCGCCGCGCTGTCGTCCGCCCATTTCTTCTGGCTCCTGCTCGCGCTGTGCCTGGCCGGTTTTGCACTGCTGTACGCCACGGTCCGCGACGCCGGCCGCGGTGCGCGCCGCCGTGCGCTGCGCCGGCGCATTGCCGCGCTCGGCCCACCGGCGGCCGAACCCGACGAAGCCGCGGTCGAAGCCATGAGGGACGCCATGTCGCACGCACGCCAGCTCCTGCGCCAGCCACCGCGGCAGCAAGCCGCGCCGGTGCCCTGGCTCCTCTTCCTCGGCGATGCGGCGGCCAACCTGCCGGGGCTGCTGGCGGCGGCCCATGCCGAGCACCTGGCACCTTCAGGCAGCGAACCTTTCGGCGAACCGTACTGGCGCTGGTGGCTCACCGGTTCGATGACGGCCATCGAGCTTCACCCGAGCGCCGTCAGCGACGTGGCCGCGGCGCCGCACACGCGCGCGCTGTGGCTCCAGGCACTCCTCGCACTGGCCGAGCGGCGCGACCGCGTGCCGATCAACGGCGTGGTGGTCTGCGTGGCAGCGAGCGAACTGCTGCACCCGGCCAGCGCAGGCATGAAGCCGCTGGCCACCAGGATGCGCCGGCTGCTCGACGAGGCCGCGGAGACCCTGCGCCTGCGGCTGCCGGTCTACCTGGTCGTGACCGGGCTGGAGCAGCTGGCCGGCTATGCCACGCTGCGCGGCGCGCTGCCGCCCGAGGTGCTCGCACAGGTGATCGGCCATCGCCTGGCCGGAGCTGCCGCCCATGGCGAGACGGCGGCCGAACGGCTCGATGCCCTGTTCGATCCCATGGCGCGCCAGCTGCATGCGCTGCGGATGGCGCTGCTGCGCGAACAGCCGAGTGCATCGGGCCGGCTCGCGATCCATGAGTTCGTCGAGGCGCTGCGTGCGCTGCAACCCGCATTGCGCCAGGTGGCCGACGCCCTGTTCGAAAGCCATGGCCGCGGCTCGCGCGGCCCGCGATGGCGCGGCCTCTATCTCACAGCCGCTGCATCGGGCGCGGCCGGCGGCGCGTTCGTGACCGATCTGTTCGAGCGCTTCCTGCCCGCCGACCAACCGCTCGCACGGCCCGGCCGTCCGCCGAACGCCAACGCGGCAAAGGCGTGA
- a CDS encoding sll0787 family AIR synthase-like protein, whose translation MTDVHAIAEALRATRGFAHKRDISDVVSTLGRSLPGGHAALAQAVPIGDDCAAIPDGHGGYLLFAIEGMVEDFIVRMPWFAGYCGVMVNVSDIYAMGGRPTAVVDALWSTGMDPADEVLRGMAEASVRYGVPVVGGHSNNRSERPQLAVAILGHARKLLTSFDAKPGDLLVMAADLRGAYEEPFPYWNASTTAPAARLRADLELLPSIAEDGLCRAAKDISMAGAVGTAMMLLECSGVGARIDLDALPRPGGVPLLRWLSSFPSYGFVLSVPPSQVAPVLGRFAACDIACAVVGEVDSTRQVRLQAGGNEALLWDFGSDAFIQPPHEALACP comes from the coding sequence ATGACGGATGTCCACGCCATCGCCGAAGCGCTGCGCGCCACGCGCGGCTTCGCCCACAAGCGCGACATCAGCGACGTGGTGTCGACCCTCGGCCGGTCGCTGCCCGGCGGCCATGCCGCGCTCGCGCAGGCCGTGCCCATTGGCGACGACTGCGCGGCCATCCCCGACGGGCACGGCGGCTACCTGCTGTTCGCGATCGAAGGCATGGTGGAAGACTTCATCGTGCGCATGCCGTGGTTCGCAGGCTACTGCGGCGTGATGGTCAACGTGAGCGACATCTATGCGATGGGCGGCCGCCCGACGGCGGTGGTCGATGCGCTGTGGAGCACCGGCATGGACCCTGCCGACGAGGTGCTGCGCGGCATGGCCGAGGCATCGGTGCGCTACGGCGTGCCGGTGGTGGGCGGCCACAGCAACAACCGCAGCGAACGGCCCCAGCTCGCGGTCGCGATCCTCGGCCACGCACGCAAGCTGCTCACGAGCTTCGATGCGAAGCCCGGCGACCTGCTGGTGATGGCGGCCGACCTGCGCGGCGCCTACGAGGAGCCCTTTCCCTACTGGAACGCTTCGACCACGGCGCCGGCCGCGCGGCTGCGCGCGGACCTCGAACTGCTGCCCTCCATCGCGGAAGACGGGCTCTGCCGCGCCGCGAAGGACATCAGCATGGCCGGTGCGGTGGGCACCGCGATGATGCTGCTGGAGTGCTCCGGCGTCGGCGCGCGCATCGACCTCGATGCACTGCCCAGGCCCGGCGGCGTGCCGCTGCTGCGCTGGCTTTCTTCTTTTCCGAGCTACGGCTTCGTGCTCAGCGTGCCGCCTTCGCAGGTCGCGCCGGTGCTCGGCCGCTTCGCCGCGTGCGACATCGCCTGCGCGGTGGTCGGCGAGGTCGATTCGACGCGGCAGGTGCGGTTGCAGGCAGGCGGCAACGAGGCCCTGCTGTGGGACTTCGGTAGTGATGCCTTCATCCAGCCACCGCATGAGGCGCTCGCATGCCCGTGA
- a CDS encoding MSMEG_0567/Sll0786 family nitrogen starvation N-acetyltransferase, whose product MLCIDDLSGLDPHYAPVEYLVREAAQQWERDEAMALRRAVFCIEQGIFARDDRDAIDGHAQLLVAMSCNGGMPEQVVGTVRIHRGEAPGEWWGSRLAVHPAFRSQGHLGATLIRLAVSRANALGCDEFFAQVQMQNVPLFQKLGWQMLEEISVHGRPHARMQAGLAFYPPCHDPVSGFVTRAKVLS is encoded by the coding sequence ATGCTGTGCATCGACGACCTCAGCGGGCTCGACCCGCACTACGCGCCGGTCGAATACCTGGTGCGCGAAGCGGCCCAGCAGTGGGAACGCGACGAAGCCATGGCGCTGCGCCGGGCGGTGTTCTGCATCGAACAGGGCATCTTCGCGCGCGACGACCGCGACGCGATCGACGGCCATGCGCAGCTGCTGGTCGCCATGTCGTGCAACGGCGGCATGCCCGAGCAGGTGGTGGGCACGGTGCGCATCCACCGCGGCGAGGCACCGGGTGAATGGTGGGGCTCGCGCCTCGCGGTGCATCCCGCGTTCCGCAGCCAGGGCCACCTGGGCGCCACGCTGATACGGCTCGCGGTGTCGCGCGCCAACGCGCTCGGCTGCGATGAATTCTTCGCGCAGGTGCAGATGCAGAACGTTCCTCTGTTCCAGAAGCTGGGCTGGCAGATGCTCGAGGAGATCTCGGTGCACGGCCGCCCGCACGCACGCATGCAGGCGGGGCTCGCTTTCTACCCGCCCTGCCACGACCCGGTGAGCGGCTTCGTCACGCGCGCGAAGGTGCTGTCATGA
- the tssC gene encoding type VI secretion system contractile sheath large subunit has translation MAEALEQSALKDVAYAGSDFSSLLQKEFKPRSDEAKSAVEAAVLTLAQQALSNSTVIGKDVTKSIQSMIAAIDAKLTDQVNKIIHHPDYQKLESAWRGLHYMVNNTETDEHLKIRVMDISKTDLAKSLKKFKGAAWDQSPMFKKIYEQEYGQFGGEPFGALVGDYHFDQSPPDIELLGEMSKIAASAHAPFITGASPNLMQMESWQELANPRDLTKIFLTPEYAGWRSLRDSDDAKYLGLCMPRFLARTPYGANTNPVEEFDFEEDTAGADHSKYAWANAAYAMATNINRSYKLYGWGSRIRGIESGGAVENLPLHTFPSDDGGVDQKCPTEIAISDRREAELSKAGLLSLIHRKNSDFAAFIGAQSLHKPAEYDDPDATANANLAARLPYLFACNRFAHYLKCIVRDKVGSFKERDDMQRWLNKWIMNYVDGDPVNSSEETKARKPLAAAEVVVEEVEGNPGYYTSKFFLRPHYQLEGLTVSLRLVSKLPSAKGGK, from the coding sequence ATGGCCGAAGCACTCGAGCAGAGCGCACTCAAGGATGTCGCCTATGCGGGCAGCGATTTTTCGTCGCTCCTGCAGAAGGAATTCAAGCCGCGCAGCGACGAAGCCAAGAGCGCCGTCGAAGCCGCGGTGCTCACGCTCGCGCAGCAGGCGCTGAGCAACAGCACCGTCATTGGCAAGGACGTGACCAAGTCGATCCAGTCGATGATCGCCGCGATCGACGCCAAGCTGACCGACCAGGTCAACAAGATCATCCACCACCCCGACTACCAGAAGCTCGAGAGTGCGTGGCGCGGCCTGCACTACATGGTGAACAACACCGAGACCGACGAGCACCTGAAGATCCGGGTGATGGACATCTCGAAGACGGACCTCGCCAAGAGCCTGAAGAAGTTCAAGGGCGCGGCCTGGGACCAGAGCCCGATGTTCAAGAAGATCTACGAGCAGGAATACGGCCAGTTCGGCGGCGAGCCCTTCGGCGCGCTGGTGGGCGACTACCACTTCGACCAGAGCCCGCCCGACATCGAGCTGCTCGGCGAGATGTCCAAGATCGCGGCTTCGGCGCATGCACCCTTCATCACCGGCGCGAGCCCCAACCTGATGCAGATGGAATCGTGGCAGGAGCTCGCCAACCCGCGCGACCTGACCAAGATCTTCCTCACGCCCGAGTACGCCGGCTGGCGGTCGCTGCGCGACTCCGACGACGCCAAGTACCTGGGCCTGTGCATGCCGCGCTTCCTCGCGCGCACGCCCTACGGCGCCAACACCAATCCGGTGGAGGAGTTCGACTTCGAGGAAGACACCGCCGGTGCCGACCACAGCAAGTACGCCTGGGCCAACGCAGCCTATGCGATGGCCACCAACATCAACCGCTCCTACAAGCTCTACGGCTGGGGTTCGCGCATCCGCGGCATCGAGTCGGGCGGCGCGGTGGAGAACCTGCCGCTGCACACCTTCCCGAGCGACGACGGCGGCGTGGACCAGAAGTGCCCGACCGAGATCGCCATCAGCGACCGGCGCGAGGCGGAACTGTCGAAGGCCGGCCTGCTCTCGCTGATCCACCGCAAGAACTCCGACTTCGCGGCCTTCATCGGTGCGCAGTCGCTGCACAAGCCGGCCGAGTACGACGACCCGGATGCCACGGCCAATGCCAATCTTGCGGCGCGCCTGCCCTACCTCTTTGCCTGCAACCGCTTCGCGCACTACCTCAAGTGCATCGTGCGCGACAAGGTCGGCAGCTTCAAAGAGCGCGACGACATGCAGCGCTGGCTCAACAAGTGGATCATGAACTACGTGGACGGCGACCCCGTCAACTCCTCTGAAGAGACCAAGGCCAGAAAGCCCCTGGCCGCTGCCGAGGTGGTGGTGGAAGAGGTCGAGGGCAACCCCGGCTACTACACCTCGAAGTTCTTCCTGCGCCCGCACTACCAGCTCGAAGGCCTCACGGTGTCGCTGCGGCTGGTGTCGAAGCTGCCCTCGGCCAAGGGCGGCAAGTAA
- the tssJ gene encoding type VI secretion system lipoprotein TssJ, giving the protein MRTLGTHHSSYGRSFAAVSRRLALACGLVLTGALIAGCASKPVVTPVSITLAAGSDANPDARGRASPLTVRIYALKSPGPFEGADFFSLFEKDQATLGAELVQREEMLLRPGESRKLDLTLPADAKAIGVMAAFRDLDRARWREVRAVEPGKPQTLTVTFGARQIRIDSK; this is encoded by the coding sequence ATGCGCACGCTGGGTACACACCATTCGTCCTATGGACGCTCTTTTGCTGCGGTCTCGCGGCGTCTTGCACTGGCCTGCGGCCTGGTATTGACCGGTGCCCTGATCGCAGGCTGCGCAAGCAAGCCCGTGGTCACGCCGGTGTCGATCACGCTCGCGGCCGGTTCCGATGCCAACCCCGATGCGCGCGGCCGCGCATCGCCGCTTACAGTGCGCATCTATGCGCTGAAGTCGCCCGGCCCCTTCGAAGGGGCCGACTTCTTCTCGCTGTTCGAAAAGGACCAGGCCACGCTTGGCGCCGAGCTGGTGCAGCGCGAAGAGATGCTGCTGCGCCCGGGCGAAAGCAGGAAGCTCGACCTCACCCTGCCGGCCGATGCCAAGGCCATCGGCGTGATGGCCGCGTTCCGCGACCTCGACCGTGCGCGCTGGCGCGAAGTGCGCGCCGTGGAGCCCGGCAAGCCGCAGACGCTCACCGTGACCTTCGGCGCCCGGCAGATCCGCATCGACAGCAAGTGA
- the tssB gene encoding type VI secretion system contractile sheath small subunit translates to MAKSSQKFIARNRAPRVQIEYDVELYGAEKKIQLPFVMGVLADLSGKPADPLAPVADRKFLEFDVDNFDSRMKAMKPRAAFAVENSLTGEGELKVELTFENMEDFSPAAVARKVGALDKLLEARTQLSNLVTYMDGKNGAEELLAKVLEDPALLQSLAATAKPDDEAAKPAA, encoded by the coding sequence ATGGCCAAGAGCAGTCAGAAATTCATCGCCCGCAACCGGGCGCCACGCGTGCAGATCGAATACGACGTGGAACTCTACGGCGCCGAGAAGAAGATCCAGCTGCCCTTCGTGATGGGCGTGCTGGCCGACCTGTCGGGCAAGCCGGCCGATCCGCTCGCGCCCGTGGCCGACCGCAAGTTCCTCGAGTTCGACGTCGACAACTTCGACTCGCGCATGAAGGCCATGAAGCCGCGCGCCGCCTTCGCGGTGGAGAACTCGCTCACCGGCGAAGGCGAACTCAAGGTCGAGCTCACCTTCGAGAACATGGAAGACTTCTCGCCCGCCGCCGTGGCCAGGAAGGTCGGCGCGCTCGACAAGCTGCTCGAGGCGCGCACCCAGCTGTCGAACCTCGTGACCTACATGGACGGCAAGAACGGCGCCGAGGAACTGCTGGCCAAGGTGCTCGAAGACCCGGCCCTGCTGCAGTCGCTGGCGGCCACCGCCAAGCCCGACGACGAAGCGGCCAAGCCGGCCGCCTGA
- a CDS encoding MSMEG_0570 family nitrogen starvation response protein codes for MPVMHFQVRWPDASETRCYSPSSVVQDFFAPGERYALEDFLQRSREALGIASERVRAKYGFACSQAMDQLAEIERIATRFTGTADAEVTVVAFD; via the coding sequence ATGCCCGTGATGCACTTCCAGGTGCGCTGGCCCGACGCCAGCGAAACGCGCTGCTACTCGCCCTCGTCCGTGGTGCAGGATTTCTTCGCGCCCGGCGAGCGCTATGCGCTCGAAGACTTCCTGCAGCGCTCGCGCGAGGCATTGGGCATCGCCTCCGAACGCGTGCGCGCCAAGTACGGCTTCGCGTGCTCGCAGGCCATGGACCAGCTCGCCGAGATCGAGCGCATCGCCACCCGCTTCACCGGCACCGCCGATGCCGAAGTCACCGTCGTCGCCTTCGATTGA
- the tssA gene encoding type VI secretion system protein TssA, producing the protein MLTNELVDALLTPIGEASPCGDDLEYDAAFTALTTAAQGKPEQQFGDTVIAAVEPEWREVAEQSDAILRRSKDVRAAVLLLRASTRLQGVAGFVAGLQLLIGLLDKFWDGIHPKLDAEDDNDPTMRLNALAPLGDETMVLRDLYDAQVGVAPGVGAIRVRDIAVANNALNAVGGEATYSPAQIQGGLEALHAERPELIQAAIGVPGLVEKLQALLVERTGRSDAIDLSPLRTIGRMLQKACSAAIGAPEEAGAAEETQGDSPQAGGAPRPAAARGEIQSRQDALQMLDRVIRFLEQTEPGNPAPLLIERAKKLIGVSFLEIMANLAPGALDTIETVTGKRPSE; encoded by the coding sequence ATGCTGACCAACGAACTTGTCGACGCCCTGCTCACGCCCATCGGCGAGGCCTCGCCGTGCGGCGACGATCTGGAGTACGACGCGGCCTTCACCGCGCTCACCACCGCAGCGCAGGGCAAGCCCGAGCAGCAGTTCGGCGACACCGTCATTGCCGCGGTGGAACCGGAGTGGCGCGAGGTGGCCGAGCAGTCCGACGCGATCCTGCGCCGCAGCAAGGACGTGCGCGCCGCCGTGCTGCTGCTGCGCGCCTCCACGCGGCTGCAGGGCGTGGCCGGCTTCGTGGCCGGGCTCCAGCTGTTGATCGGCCTGCTCGACAAGTTCTGGGACGGCATACATCCAAAGCTCGATGCCGAGGACGACAACGATCCGACGATGCGCCTGAACGCGCTCGCGCCGCTCGGCGACGAGACGATGGTCCTGCGCGACCTGTACGACGCGCAGGTGGGCGTGGCGCCCGGCGTGGGCGCGATCCGCGTGCGCGACATCGCGGTGGCCAACAACGCTTTGAATGCGGTGGGCGGCGAAGCCACCTATTCGCCGGCACAGATCCAGGGCGGCCTCGAAGCGCTCCATGCCGAGCGGCCCGAACTGATCCAGGCCGCCATCGGCGTGCCCGGCCTGGTCGAGAAGCTGCAGGCCCTGCTGGTGGAGCGCACCGGCCGCTCCGACGCGATCGACCTCTCCCCGCTGCGCACCATCGGCCGCATGCTGCAGAAGGCCTGCAGCGCCGCCATCGGTGCACCGGAAGAAGCCGGCGCCGCCGAAGAAACACAAGGCGATTCCCCGCAGGCCGGCGGCGCGCCTCGGCCCGCTGCCGCGCGTGGCGAGATCCAGAGCCGGCAGGACGCACTGCAGATGCTGGACCGGGTGATCCGCTTTCTCGAACAGACCGAGCCCGGCAACCCCGCGCCGCTCCTGATCGAGCGCGCCAAGAAGCTCATCGGCGTGAGCTTTCTCGAAATCATGGCCAACCTCGCGCCCGGCGCGCTGGACACGATCGAGACCGTGACCGGCAAGCGCCCGTCCGAGTAG